Proteins encoded together in one Lachnospiraceae bacterium JLR.KK008 window:
- a CDS encoding transketolase family protein yields MGENLSTREAYGRALKEFGGRDDIYVFDADLKSCTMTKYFSEEYPQRFYNIGIAEANMVDVAAGFATCGATALVHTFAMFAAGRVYDQVRNSVAYPNLNVKVVGSHAGLTVGEDGATHQCIEDISLMRTIPGMTVVVPCDANEARLATRAILDHKGPCYLRTGRCELDCVTDGFDGYTFEIGKGVQLVDGSDVTIVACGLMVQEALKAQKALAGEGIHARVIDMHTIKPIDRELIVKAARETGAIVTAEEHNVIGGLGAAVAEVVSATEPVPVEFVGVEDTFGHSGGPQELLEKFGLTPEHIAECAKKAIARKR; encoded by the coding sequence ATGGGAGAAAATCTATCTACAAGAGAAGCATACGGCAGAGCGCTGAAAGAATTTGGCGGCAGGGATGATATTTACGTGTTTGACGCAGACCTGAAGAGCTGTACAATGACGAAATATTTTTCGGAGGAATATCCGCAGCGGTTTTACAATATCGGGATTGCAGAAGCAAATATGGTTGATGTGGCGGCAGGGTTTGCCACCTGCGGGGCGACCGCTCTCGTACATACATTTGCAATGTTCGCGGCGGGACGTGTCTATGATCAGGTCCGCAACAGCGTTGCCTATCCGAATCTGAACGTAAAGGTTGTGGGCAGCCATGCAGGACTCACAGTTGGCGAGGACGGCGCTACTCATCAGTGCATTGAGGACATCAGTCTCATGCGCACAATACCGGGCATGACGGTTGTCGTTCCCTGTGATGCCAATGAGGCAAGGCTGGCAACCCGCGCTATTCTTGACCACAAGGGACCGTGCTATCTGCGGACGGGCCGCTGTGAGCTGGACTGTGTGACGGATGGCTTTGACGGATATACGTTTGAGATCGGCAAAGGCGTACAGCTCGTTGACGGCAGCGATGTGACGATTGTTGCCTGTGGACTGATGGTACAGGAAGCGCTGAAGGCGCAGAAAGCATTGGCAGGAGAAGGCATCCATGCCCGCGTGATTGATATGCACACGATCAAGCCGATCGACAGAGAGCTGATTGTGAAGGCAGCCAGAGAGACAGGGGCGATCGTTACCGCTGAGGAGCACAACGTGATTGGCGGACTTGGCGCCGCCGTAGCGGAAGTGGTCTCCGCTACAGAGCCGGTACCGGTAGAGTTCGTAGGGGTGGAAGATACGTTCGGGCATTCCGGCGGACCGCAGGAGCTGCTGGAGAAGTTTGGACTGACTCCGGAGCATATTGCAGAGTGCGCAAAGAAAGCGATCGCGCGCAAGAGATAA
- a CDS encoding substrate-binding domain-containing protein, giving the protein MRKKLLALTMAIAMTACMVGCGSTADTSAPAEAPAAETEAPAAEEEAPAAEAPAEGGEAGAVDVSELTIAYVPTTMNNPFWTAMMGGITAEMEAKGMDPSTQLVTVDADSDQATMNNYIYDLINQEVDVVIMAPMDCTACTEALQACVDAGIPVINVDTAVDRTDLVVSVIASDNYGAGVQCAEDMMAKLDEGSKIYIMNQPSGSACVQREQGFRDTVGEYFEIVGTSDTSGDTATTLPVADDAITGDSDLAGFFCINDMAALGCVQACAAAGRDDIVIYGVDGNPDFMGYVADGSATGSSAQQPSVIGSNAVDTALAYLAGESVESEIVVDVAFITKENINQFDVTDWQ; this is encoded by the coding sequence ATGAGAAAGAAATTATTAGCACTGACAATGGCCATCGCTATGACGGCATGTATGGTTGGCTGCGGTTCGACGGCTGACACATCTGCTCCGGCTGAAGCACCTGCAGCCGAGACAGAGGCACCGGCTGCAGAGGAAGAAGCGCCGGCAGCTGAGGCTCCGGCAGAAGGAGGAGAAGCGGGAGCAGTTGACGTTTCCGAGTTGACGATCGCATACGTTCCGACGACAATGAACAATCCGTTCTGGACGGCAATGATGGGTGGTATCACCGCAGAGATGGAAGCAAAGGGCATGGATCCTTCCACACAGCTTGTAACGGTTGATGCCGACAGCGATCAGGCAACGATGAACAACTACATTTATGACCTGATCAATCAGGAAGTAGATGTTGTGATTATGGCTCCCATGGACTGTACGGCATGTACGGAAGCGCTTCAGGCGTGTGTAGACGCAGGGATTCCGGTTATCAATGTTGACACGGCAGTTGACCGTACTGACCTTGTCGTATCCGTAATCGCTTCCGATAACTATGGCGCAGGCGTTCAGTGCGCAGAGGATATGATGGCGAAACTTGACGAAGGTTCCAAGATCTATATTATGAACCAGCCGTCCGGCAGTGCCTGCGTACAGCGTGAGCAGGGTTTCCGTGACACAGTAGGCGAATATTTTGAAATTGTTGGTACATCCGATACTTCCGGAGACACGGCAACGACACTTCCGGTAGCTGACGATGCGATCACAGGCGACAGCGATCTGGCTGGTTTCTTCTGCATCAATGATATGGCAGCGCTTGGCTGTGTACAGGCATGTGCGGCAGCAGGCAGAGACGACATCGTAATCTATGGTGTGGACGGCAACCCTGACTTTATGGGTTATGTAGCTGACGGTTCCGCAACAGGTTCTTCCGCACAGCAGCCTTCCGTGATCGGTAGCAACGCAGTGGATACGGCTCTTGCATATCTGGCAGGTGAGTCCGTAGAATCCGAGATCGTCGTAGATGTTGCATTCATTACAAAGGAAAATATCAATCAGTTCGATGTTACAGATTGGCAGTAA
- a CDS encoding sugar ABC transporter ATP-binding protein → MKQELLRMENIVKTFPGVRALNNAAITVHAGEVMGFMGENGAGKSTLMNVLGGVFPADSGEIYIEGKKVDIHSVHDSQSLGVAFIHQELALEPYLTIAENIFLGREMKNSLGMISKTKMAEAAKPFLERVGLDVDPTEFVGRLSLGQQQMVEIAKSFSLNAKLLILDEPTSSLSEKEVDILFRTVRDLKAQGMGVIFITHKMAEVFQLCDAVTIMRDGEFMGSLQSSECTESQLISLMVGRELGNYYVRTFNKPGEVLLEAKDICAGKRAVHCDFSVRSGEILGFYGLVGSGRSELMKAVMGLDPMDSGEIYLNGEQVKKPDPMYMQNKGVALVPESRKTEGLLLKNTIGFNITLPILHRFINHLRVDRDKEEEIIDNGMKSLRVKAPSAQVNCSTLSGGNQQKVLLAKWLATDPKVLILDEPTRGIDVGAKAEIYTIINDLAKKGLAIILISSEMPEVMNMSDRMMIMNEGHITGEVDHEEYSQELILKYAMGVTGNE, encoded by the coding sequence ATGAAACAGGAACTTTTACGTATGGAAAATATTGTAAAGACCTTTCCCGGTGTCCGTGCCTTAAATAATGCTGCGATCACAGTGCATGCAGGAGAAGTGATGGGGTTTATGGGAGAAAACGGAGCAGGTAAGTCGACGCTGATGAATGTTCTCGGCGGCGTGTTTCCGGCAGACTCCGGTGAAATCTATATTGAGGGCAAAAAGGTTGATATTCATTCCGTGCATGATTCACAGTCGCTGGGTGTGGCGTTCATTCATCAGGAACTTGCGCTTGAGCCGTATCTGACGATCGCGGAGAATATCTTCCTTGGACGTGAGATGAAGAATTCTCTGGGAATGATCAGTAAGACAAAAATGGCGGAAGCTGCCAAGCCGTTTCTGGAGAGGGTAGGTCTTGATGTGGACCCGACCGAATTTGTCGGCCGGCTTTCTCTCGGGCAGCAGCAGATGGTCGAGATTGCGAAATCATTTTCGCTGAATGCCAAATTGCTCATATTGGACGAACCGACCTCTTCGCTTTCCGAAAAAGAGGTTGATATTTTATTCCGGACTGTCCGCGATCTGAAAGCGCAGGGAATGGGAGTCATCTTTATCACGCATAAGATGGCCGAAGTGTTCCAGCTCTGTGATGCGGTCACGATCATGCGGGATGGAGAATTCATGGGCAGTCTGCAATCAAGCGAGTGTACGGAAAGCCAGTTGATCTCGCTGATGGTGGGGCGCGAGCTGGGCAATTATTATGTCCGTACGTTTAACAAGCCGGGGGAAGTCTTGCTGGAGGCAAAAGACATCTGCGCGGGCAAGCGTGCCGTCCACTGCGATTTTTCGGTCCGCAGCGGAGAGATACTGGGATTTTACGGTCTGGTGGGATCAGGACGTTCGGAATTGATGAAAGCGGTCATGGGGCTTGATCCGATGGATTCCGGTGAGATTTATCTGAATGGGGAGCAGGTAAAGAAACCGGATCCAATGTATATGCAGAACAAAGGGGTTGCGCTCGTACCCGAAAGTCGTAAAACGGAAGGACTTCTCCTGAAAAATACGATCGGGTTTAATATTACGCTGCCGATCCTGCACCGGTTTATCAACCATTTGCGGGTAGACCGGGATAAAGAAGAGGAGATCATTGACAATGGTATGAAATCACTTCGTGTCAAAGCTCCTTCGGCTCAGGTGAACTGTTCCACACTTTCGGGCGGAAATCAGCAGAAAGTACTGCTGGCCAAATGGCTTGCTACCGATCCCAAGGTGCTCATTCTCGATGAACCGACCCGCGGTATTGATGTGGGGGCGAAAGCCGAGATCTATACGATCATCAATGATCTGGCGAAAAAAGGTCTGGCTATTATCCTGATCTCTTCCGAGATGCCGGAGGTCATGAATATGAGCGACCGAATGATGATCATGAATGAGGGACATATCACCGGAGAGGTGGATCACGAAGAATATTCGCAGGAACTAATATTGAAATATGCTATGGGGGTAACAGGCAATGAATAA
- a CDS encoding transketolase, which produces MDVTKKKELELWAHKIRRTALKTIQTAGSGHIGGSFSIAEILSVLYFDKMNVDPKNPGQADRDRLVLSKGHCTPTMYATLALRGFFPEEHLSTFRKIDSDLSGHVEIHVPGVDMSAGSLGQGLSVALGMALYAKNKKQGNHVYCIMGDGEIQEGQIWEAAMAAGFYKADNLIAFVDNNKLQLDGSLEEVMSPYPIGEKFKAFGWNVIEADGNNVEALVGAVEQALATEGKPTVIVADTVKGKGVSVFENQVRFHGGQPSAEEWKTAYEELDRKIAELEG; this is translated from the coding sequence ATGGACGTTACAAAGAAAAAAGAACTGGAGTTATGGGCGCATAAGATCCGCAGGACTGCGCTGAAGACGATTCAGACGGCAGGTTCCGGACATATCGGCGGCTCTTTTTCCATCGCAGAGATATTATCGGTCTTGTATTTTGACAAGATGAACGTAGACCCAAAAAATCCCGGTCAGGCGGACAGAGACAGACTCGTCCTGTCAAAGGGGCATTGCACGCCGACGATGTATGCCACGCTGGCACTGCGGGGATTTTTCCCGGAGGAGCATCTGTCCACGTTCCGGAAGATAGACAGCGACCTCTCCGGTCATGTGGAGATCCACGTTCCGGGTGTCGACATGTCTGCCGGTTCTCTCGGACAGGGCTTATCGGTGGCACTCGGCATGGCGCTGTATGCAAAGAATAAAAAGCAGGGAAACCATGTGTACTGCATTATGGGAGACGGTGAGATCCAGGAAGGGCAGATCTGGGAAGCGGCGATGGCGGCAGGATTTTACAAGGCTGATAATCTGATCGCCTTTGTGGACAATAACAAACTGCAGCTTGACGGTTCCCTGGAGGAAGTGATGTCTCCGTATCCGATCGGTGAAAAGTTCAAAGCCTTTGGCTGGAATGTCATCGAGGCGGACGGAAATAATGTGGAAGCGCTTGTCGGCGCCGTAGAGCAGGCGCTTGCCACAGAGGGAAAACCGACTGTTATCGTTGCAGATACGGTAAAAGGAAAAGGGGTTTCTGTATTCGAAAATCAGGTCCGTTTCCATGGGGGCCAGCCATCCGCAGAGGAATGGAAGACGGCTTACGAGGAACTGGATCGTAAAATAGCGGAACTGGAGGGCTAG
- a CDS encoding ROK family transcriptional regulator, which produces MNRGMNGSEMQKNNRTLVFKTLLECGAMTRTELASEIGLQKATITNIVNEFIEMGIIGTDGDAASGRRGENICLKLNGIYIMSIGITRKDYQIAIYSLDGKRVDHIRYQFKQHTDIRIIMKKLKESAVGQQSKFGRKNFAGISLAVPGPYIIRRKTEERETFQVSEFEELSQINIRSELEEALGLPVLMKHDAKLGAYAEWRNAEEVREDKNASLIIIRSRGFGIGAGLVINGKIVEGQVGIAGEIGHMGIQYNSRRTQKEMTGTFEYCAGTDSAMRYVLERLYEYPDSALQEESTYKDVVDAYMDNDPLAVYAINKMAWMLGYGIANIIYIINPDCIILGPDYPETDAFLEEVKRVVREFVHPLVGDSISIRYSRLSEDSFLFGGYYYVLESLFKDNTILEKIQRTID; this is translated from the coding sequence ATGAACCGAGGGATGAATGGCAGCGAAATGCAGAAAAATAACAGGACGCTTGTTTTCAAGACGCTGCTGGAGTGCGGGGCGATGACTAGGACGGAACTGGCATCTGAGATCGGTCTTCAGAAAGCGACGATTACCAATATCGTCAATGAGTTTATCGAGATGGGTATTATCGGTACGGATGGGGATGCGGCGTCAGGCCGCCGGGGGGAGAATATCTGCCTGAAGCTGAACGGGATCTATATCATGTCCATCGGTATTACGAGAAAGGATTATCAAATTGCGATCTATTCGCTCGACGGGAAGCGGGTCGATCATATCAGATACCAATTTAAACAACATACGGACATCCGTATTATTATGAAGAAACTCAAAGAGAGCGCAGTCGGCCAGCAGAGTAAATTTGGCAGGAAAAATTTTGCCGGCATCTCGCTTGCGGTCCCCGGACCATACATAATTAGAAGAAAGACAGAAGAGAGAGAGACGTTTCAGGTATCCGAGTTTGAGGAGCTGAGTCAGATCAATATCCGCAGTGAGCTGGAGGAGGCGCTTGGCCTTCCGGTGCTGATGAAACATGACGCAAAGCTGGGAGCCTATGCGGAATGGAGAAATGCGGAAGAAGTCAGAGAAGATAAAAATGCCAGTCTGATCATTATCCGGTCGAGAGGATTCGGGATCGGTGCGGGACTCGTGATCAATGGCAAGATCGTAGAAGGACAGGTGGGAATTGCCGGAGAAATCGGGCATATGGGCATACAGTATAACAGTCGGCGGACGCAGAAAGAGATGACAGGTACATTTGAGTACTGCGCGGGGACAGACAGCGCCATGCGCTATGTACTGGAACGTCTCTACGAATATCCGGACAGTGCCCTTCAGGAAGAGAGCACCTATAAAGATGTCGTGGACGCTTATATGGACAATGATCCGCTTGCCGTGTATGCAATCAATAAGATGGCATGGATGCTCGGTTACGGCATTGCCAATATCATTTATATTATCAATCCGGACTGTATTATCCTGGGACCGGATTATCCGGAGACAGATGCTTTTCTGGAAGAGGTGAAACGGGTCGTCAGGGAATTTGTCCACCCGCTCGTGGGCGACAGTATTTCTATCCGCTATTCCCGGTTAAGTGAGGACTCCTTTTTGTTCGGCGGATATTATTATGTGCTGGAAAGTCTGTTCAAAGACAACACGATACTGGAAAAGATCCAGCGGACGATAGACTAG
- a CDS encoding ribulokinase translates to MEDKFVVGVDFGSDSVRATIVSVASGTPAGGGTALYPRWAQGLYQHPEQSVFRQHPLDYLESLEKCVKEAVACLSQSQKSNIIGIGVDTTGSTPVPVDREGVPLALKPQFAECENAMFQLWKDKSAVSEAEEIDRLFAHGSDIDYGVYQGKYCAEWFWAKILHTIRQDEKIKEAAYTWTEHCDWMVGLLCGDTRPETIYHSACAAGHKALWHSKWNGLPSDEILSTLDPYLTLVKERYGNSPQPAAVKAGRLTQEWADRLGLPEGIGVSGSSFDAHAGAVGAGIREKVLVCTIGTSAVDMLVGKAQDLAGKDIRSFGGQAENSILPDYVGIETGQAAFGDIFGWFKKVLMWPICQTKDCLPAEEYDRLCETMSDTMLAKLQKEAQDLPQDLFPISLDWFNGRRYPDTDDFQRGMIGGLTLGTEAPYLFRSLVFGAVCGLRRIVDGFEAAGIELEKVVAVGGISKKSEFVMQMMADVLGKKISILDADQTCALGAAVYAAVAGGAYETMQEASVNMAAKSIREFVPDEKKRAFYHQKYGEYLRLAMLADQWKE, encoded by the coding sequence ATGGAAGATAAGTTTGTGGTTGGTGTGGATTTTGGAAGCGATTCTGTCCGGGCAACGATCGTAAGTGTCGCTTCCGGAACACCGGCAGGAGGCGGAACAGCTCTTTATCCCCGGTGGGCACAGGGGCTCTACCAACATCCGGAGCAGAGTGTTTTTCGCCAGCATCCCCTTGATTATCTGGAGTCTCTGGAAAAATGCGTCAAAGAAGCGGTGGCCTGTCTTTCGCAGTCTCAAAAAAGCAATATCATAGGCATCGGGGTCGATACGACAGGATCGACCCCGGTCCCTGTAGACCGGGAAGGTGTGCCGTTGGCACTGAAGCCGCAGTTTGCGGAATGTGAGAATGCCATGTTCCAGCTCTGGAAAGACAAGTCCGCCGTATCGGAGGCAGAGGAGATCGACAGGCTCTTTGCCCATGGAAGTGATATTGATTATGGTGTTTATCAGGGAAAATATTGTGCGGAATGGTTCTGGGCAAAGATTCTGCATACGATCCGGCAGGATGAAAAAATAAAAGAGGCAGCTTATACGTGGACAGAGCACTGCGACTGGATGGTCGGACTGCTCTGTGGCGATACGAGACCGGAAACCATTTATCACAGCGCCTGTGCCGCCGGACATAAGGCGTTGTGGCACAGTAAATGGAACGGCCTTCCGTCAGATGAAATTCTGTCGACGCTCGACCCGTATCTCACGCTTGTGAAAGAGCGATACGGCAACAGTCCGCAGCCTGCGGCAGTGAAAGCCGGCCGGCTCACGCAAGAGTGGGCAGACAGACTGGGCCTTCCGGAGGGAATTGGCGTTTCCGGCAGTTCCTTTGATGCGCATGCGGGTGCGGTGGGTGCGGGAATCCGGGAGAAAGTGCTCGTCTGCACGATCGGAACTTCTGCGGTGGATATGCTTGTGGGAAAGGCACAGGATTTGGCCGGAAAAGACATACGCAGCTTTGGCGGACAGGCGGAAAATTCGATTTTGCCGGACTATGTCGGCATCGAGACCGGACAGGCGGCGTTTGGTGATATTTTCGGCTGGTTTAAGAAAGTGCTCATGTGGCCGATCTGTCAGACGAAGGACTGTCTGCCTGCGGAAGAATATGACAGACTTTGTGAGACAATGAGTGATACGATGCTGGCGAAATTGCAAAAGGAGGCGCAGGATCTGCCACAGGATCTGTTTCCGATCTCGCTCGACTGGTTTAACGGGCGCAGGTATCCGGACACAGACGACTTCCAGAGAGGGATGATTGGCGGTCTGACGCTCGGCACGGAAGCGCCTTACCTATTCCGTTCGCTTGTATTTGGCGCGGTATGCGGTCTGAGGCGGATTGTGGACGGGTTTGAAGCAGCTGGTATCGAGCTGGAGAAAGTCGTCGCCGTCGGCGGCATCTCCAAAAAATCGGAATTTGTGATGCAGATGATGGCCGATGTGCTGGGCAAGAAGATTTCTATCCTTGATGCGGATCAGACGTGCGCGCTCGGAGCGGCAGTTTATGCGGCCGTGGCGGGCGGGGCCTATGAAACGATGCAGGAAGCGTCAGTTAATATGGCGGCAAAGAGCATTCGGGAATTTGTACCGGATGAGAAGAAGAGAGCGTTTTATCATCAGAAATATGGGGAATACCTCCGGCTGGCGATGCTGGCTGATCAGTGGAAAGAGTGA
- a CDS encoding ABC transporter permease, which produces MNKKSNNRFISPIQEYFRQNWGILLALLVMCIFFSIFGKNFLTKTNIVNLLRTCATNCYLAIGVQLAIILAGIDLTGGALAALSGVICVMSFENAGLPMWLGIAIGILVGMIVGMVNGVIITYTGIHPFVVTLAMQSICRGTAYLMANGSPVTTTNRSFGNFGTGSLGPIPYPVIYMIIFLILDAFLLNKTRTGRHIYAVGGNETSARFSGINVKKIKILVWTISGVMAGFCGVVLAARLSSGQPSTGEGYETDAIAASVLGGTSFFGGTGTVGGLIVGVLIIGIISNGLNLMRVNSYWQYVLKGVIIIVAVYVDMLKQKRQNAAK; this is translated from the coding sequence ATGAATAAAAAGTCAAATAATCGTTTCATCAGCCCGATTCAGGAATATTTCCGACAGAATTGGGGTATTTTGTTAGCTTTGCTCGTGATGTGCATCTTCTTTTCGATATTCGGCAAAAACTTTCTGACTAAGACGAATATTGTAAACCTGCTGCGTACTTGCGCGACGAACTGTTATCTTGCCATTGGTGTGCAGCTTGCCATCATACTGGCAGGTATCGATCTGACAGGCGGCGCTCTGGCAGCTCTGAGTGGTGTAATCTGTGTTATGTCTTTTGAGAATGCCGGACTTCCGATGTGGCTGGGGATTGCTATCGGTATTCTGGTAGGTATGATCGTCGGTATGGTCAACGGGGTGATCATTACATATACAGGGATTCATCCTTTCGTAGTGACGCTGGCAATGCAGTCGATCTGCCGTGGTACGGCTTACCTGATGGCCAACGGTTCTCCGGTGACGACGACAAATCGTTCTTTCGGAAATTTCGGAACCGGTTCTCTGGGACCGATCCCTTATCCGGTTATCTATATGATCATCTTCCTGATCCTGGATGCGTTCCTTTTAAATAAGACAAGAACAGGGCGTCATATTTATGCGGTAGGCGGTAATGAGACATCAGCCCGCTTCTCCGGTATCAATGTTAAGAAAATCAAAATACTCGTATGGACGATCAGTGGTGTGATGGCGGGCTTTTGCGGCGTCGTGCTGGCGGCCAGACTGTCGTCCGGCCAGCCGTCGACAGGCGAGGGCTATGAGACAGATGCGATTGCGGCGTCTGTACTCGGCGGTACTTCCTTCTTCGGTGGAACCGGTACGGTAGGCGGTCTGATCGTAGGCGTGCTTATCATCGGCATCATTTCCAATGGGTTAAATCTGATGCGTGTCAATTCCTACTGGCAATATGTGTTAAAAGGCGTTATCATTATCGTAGCGGTATATGTGGATATGCTGAAACAGAAACGTCAGAATGCAGCAAAATAA
- a CDS encoding signal peptidase II gives MIYIGIAAGIFLLELWIKNHVEACTAEGEEREVCKGALILRKYHNKGAFLDAGRQVRPLVAAASLVLTVCAAAVFALTLGQKGGRALKTGFALLLGGALSNTYDRLRRKYVVDYFSFGVTWKPLRKIVFNISDFCILIGTVIAVCNSDR, from the coding sequence ATGATATACATTGGCATTGCCGCGGGCATATTTTTATTGGAATTATGGATCAAAAACCATGTGGAAGCGTGCACGGCAGAGGGGGAAGAGAGAGAAGTATGCAAGGGCGCGCTGATTCTGAGAAAGTACCATAACAAAGGGGCCTTTTTGGATGCAGGAAGGCAGGTGCGGCCGCTTGTGGCTGCGGCTTCTCTTGTGCTCACAGTATGTGCTGCTGCCGTCTTTGCGCTGACGCTGGGACAGAAGGGCGGCAGAGCGTTGAAAACGGGGTTTGCACTTCTGCTGGGCGGTGCGCTCAGCAATACGTATGACCGGCTGCGGCGTAAATATGTGGTGGACTATTTCAGCTTTGGCGTAACATGGAAGCCACTGCGTAAGATTGTCTTTAATATTTCCGATTTCTGTATTCTGATCGGAACAGTGATAGCGGTATGTAATTCGGATCGATAA
- a CDS encoding HAD family hydrolase, producing the protein MRKNLIFDVDGTIWNSTEVAAEGWNRAIRETIGDGPVITAQVLQREFGQTMDVVADHLFPDVTDMEKRRQLMDKCCEYEHLYLERNTRDLAYPGVAEEMEKLAQSYDLYIVSNCQIGYIELVMSKTGIGPFIRDHECYGNTGTCKGETIRVLMERHGMRPEETVYIGDTMGDYEACAIAGIPFVFAAYGFGEVKEAAYRIERFAQLEETVGRM; encoded by the coding sequence ATGAGAAAAAATCTGATCTTTGATGTGGACGGGACGATATGGAATTCCACTGAAGTGGCGGCGGAAGGGTGGAACCGGGCGATCCGGGAGACGATCGGCGACGGGCCGGTCATCACAGCGCAGGTGCTTCAGCGGGAATTCGGACAGACGATGGATGTGGTCGCGGATCATCTCTTTCCGGATGTGACCGATATGGAAAAGCGTCGGCAGCTTATGGATAAGTGCTGCGAGTATGAACATCTGTATCTGGAGCGGAACACGAGAGACCTCGCTTATCCGGGTGTGGCTGAAGAGATGGAGAAACTGGCACAGAGCTATGACCTCTACATTGTCAGCAACTGCCAGATCGGATATATTGAGCTGGTGATGAGTAAGACGGGGATCGGACCTTTTATCCGCGACCATGAATGCTATGGAAATACCGGTACTTGTAAGGGAGAGACGATCCGGGTATTGATGGAACGGCATGGAATGCGGCCGGAAGAGACAGTCTATATCGGCGATACGATGGGTGATTATGAAGCCTGTGCGATAGCGGGGATTCCTTTTGTATTTGCCGCCTACGGGTTTGGAGAAGTAAAGGAAGCGGCATATCGCATCGAACGATTTGCACAGCTGGAAGAAACGGTCGGGAGAATGTGA